The following coding sequences are from one Desulfurella sp. window:
- the metK gene encoding methionine adenosyltransferase: protein MKNSFYFTSESVTEGHPDKLADQISDAILDAIIEKDKNCRVACETLLTTGLVLCAGEITTESYVEIPDVVRETIKEIGYVNADYGLDYKSCAVITSIHRQSPDIAIGVTKKGGRVGAGDQGMMFGYACNETADFMPLTLSLAHKLSKRLADVRKQGILPYLRPDGKTQVTVRYDDGVPTKVTAVVVSAQHEPYVELERFRKDIVESVIEHVIPKELWDKDINFYINPTGRFVIGGPQGDTGLTGRKIIVDTYGGAAPHGGGAFSGKDPTKVDRSASYMARYIAKNIVASNMAQKCLVQLAYAIGVEEPVSVMVQTYGTSKLPESLIQKAILENLDLTPKGIIDTLDLLRPIYKKTASYGHFGRKEKEFSWEKTDLVEKFKKYL from the coding sequence ATGAAAAATTCTTTTTATTTTACCTCAGAATCAGTAACTGAAGGACATCCGGATAAATTAGCTGACCAAATATCAGATGCGATTTTAGATGCCATTATTGAAAAGGATAAAAACTGCAGAGTAGCTTGCGAAACACTTTTAACAACTGGTTTGGTATTGTGTGCAGGTGAGATTACAACAGAAAGTTATGTGGAAATACCCGATGTTGTACGCGAAACGATTAAAGAAATAGGATACGTTAATGCTGATTACGGTTTGGATTACAAATCATGCGCTGTAATTACATCAATTCACAGGCAATCACCCGATATTGCAATTGGTGTAACAAAAAAAGGTGGCAGGGTAGGAGCAGGTGACCAGGGTATGATGTTTGGTTATGCATGCAACGAAACTGCGGATTTTATGCCATTAACATTGAGTTTGGCGCATAAATTATCAAAAAGATTAGCCGATGTTAGAAAACAAGGTATTTTGCCTTACTTAAGACCAGATGGCAAAACACAAGTTACTGTACGCTATGATGATGGTGTGCCAACAAAGGTTACAGCAGTTGTTGTTTCTGCTCAGCATGAGCCTTATGTAGAGCTTGAGCGATTTAGAAAAGACATTGTAGAAAGCGTTATAGAACATGTTATACCAAAAGAGTTATGGGATAAAGACATTAATTTTTATATAAATCCCACAGGAAGGTTTGTTATAGGTGGCCCACAAGGTGACACAGGCTTAACCGGAAGAAAAATTATTGTTGATACATACGGTGGCGCGGCGCCCCATGGAGGTGGTGCTTTTAGCGGCAAGGACCCAACAAAAGTTGACAGAAGTGCATCATATATGGCGCGCTATATTGCCAAAAATATAGTTGCAAGCAATATGGCTCAAAAATGCCTTGTGCAGCTTGCATACGCAATTGGCGTCGAAGAGCCAGTTAGCGTAATGGTGCAAACATACGGTACAAGTAAACTACCAGAATCTTTAATTCAAAAAGCAATTTTAGAAAACCTTGATCTGACTCCAAAGGGCATTATTGATACACTGGATTTATTGAGACCTATATATAAAAAAACTGCCAGTTATGGACATTTTGGCAGAAAAGAAAAGGAATTTAGCTGGGAAAAAACAGACTTGGTTGAAAAATTTAAAAAATATTTGTGA
- the rpsP gene encoding 30S ribosomal protein S16 — translation MVVVRLTRLGRKKRAFFRIVAMDSRKKRDGSALDILGYYDPLKTEDKVKLDLEKYNAWVQKGAIPTPAVENLVKSLKR, via the coding sequence GTGGTAGTTGTTAGATTAACTCGACTCGGCCGAAAAAAACGAGCATTCTTTAGAATCGTAGCTATGGATTCTAGAAAAAAAAGAGATGGCAGTGCTCTTGATATTTTGGGATACTATGACCCATTAAAGACCGAAGACAAAGTTAAACTTGATTTAGAAAAATATAATGCATGGGTTCAAAAAGGTGCGATACCCACACCCGCAGTTGAAAATTTAGTAAAATCACTAAAGAGGTGA
- a CDS encoding KH domain-containing protein: MKELISCIAKRLVDNPDKVDVKQIDGEKTTVIELRVDHSDLGKVIGKQGKTARAMRTLLNAVSTKMGKKAVLEILE, from the coding sequence ATGAAAGAACTAATTTCATGCATCGCAAAACGCTTAGTTGACAACCCGGACAAGGTTGATGTAAAACAAATTGATGGTGAAAAAACCACAGTTATTGAGCTTAGAGTAGATCATTCAGATCTTGGCAAGGTAATTGGCAAACAAGGCAAAACTGCCAGGGCTATGAGAACGCTTCTTAATGCAGTTTCCACAAAAATGGGAAAAAAGGCGGTTTTAGAAATTTTAGAATAA
- the trmD gene encoding tRNA (guanosine(37)-N1)-methyltransferase TrmD, giving the protein MRIYLLSIYPKVFESIFDDGILKKAKKMHLVEFEFVNIRDFTNDKHRTVDDCVYGGGPGMLLKPEPIYKALDYVKSKDNDVFTVVLTPEGKLFNQQKAKEYRHKKSIAFICGRYEGFDERVKLLADEKISIGQFIISRGELAASIIVDAIVRLLPGVLGNKESLKEESFENDFIEYPQYTRPAEFRGLKVPEVLLSGNHAMIAKWRKENSKLIKEVSDG; this is encoded by the coding sequence ATGAGGATTTACCTGTTGAGTATTTATCCTAAGGTATTTGAGTCCATATTTGATGATGGGATTTTAAAAAAAGCAAAGAAAATGCATTTAGTAGAATTTGAGTTTGTCAATATAAGAGATTTTACAAACGATAAGCATAGGACAGTTGATGATTGTGTATATGGTGGTGGGCCTGGTATGTTACTAAAGCCAGAGCCCATTTATAAAGCACTTGATTATGTTAAATCAAAAGATAATGACGTATTTACTGTTGTTTTAACACCCGAAGGAAAGCTATTTAACCAGCAAAAAGCAAAAGAATATAGACATAAAAAGTCAATTGCTTTTATTTGTGGCAGATACGAAGGATTTGATGAAAGAGTTAAATTACTTGCTGATGAAAAAATCTCTATAGGGCAGTTTATAATTAGCAGAGGTGAGCTTGCTGCAAGCATAATAGTGGATGCGATTGTTAGACTTTTGCCTGGCGTGCTTGGAAACAAAGAGTCTTTAAAAGAAGAAAGCTTTGAAAACGACTTTATAGAGTATCCCCAATACACAAGACCAGCTGAGTTTAGGGGCTTAAAAGTACCAGAAGTGTTGCTTTCTGGAAATCACGCTATGATAGCAAAATGGCGTAAAGAAAACTCAAAATTAATAAAAGAGGTTAGCGATGGATAA
- the dnaA gene encoding chromosomal replication initiator protein DnaA, which yields MWDIFLDSFKKKLDIEDIETVSLIEANSFNSELISLIIPNEEARHLLKMKYRKEFKETIEQLFEKPPKIEFIIKKEFKSNLNPRYKFSNFVVGPNNQLTYAASYAVAESLGKAYNPLFIYGGVGLGKTHILHAIGNHIKEKSSKIKVLYISSEEFTNELINSIQYKKMTQFRNKFRELDCLLIDDIQFISKKERTEEEFFHTFNTLYENQKQIVITSDKPPSDIREIEERLKSRFSWGLIVDIQPPELETRIAIIKKKAENYNLSLTDDIVEFLAKNFESNVREIEGIIVKINAYSSLFKQKIDIEFVETILQDVIERKQNTLNIENIQEIVAKHFNITKDTMLSGKRDKHIILPREIAIFLSRKLTQHSLSEIKTKFNMKSHATIINACSKIEKEIEKSPQIKEIIEKIEKNIKNV from the coding sequence GTGTGGGATATATTTCTAGACTCATTTAAAAAAAAATTAGACATCGAAGATATTGAAACAGTATCTTTAATTGAAGCCAATAGTTTTAATAGTGAATTAATATCTCTTATAATACCAAACGAAGAAGCACGTCATCTTTTAAAAATGAAATACCGCAAGGAATTCAAAGAAACAATAGAACAATTATTTGAAAAACCACCAAAAATTGAGTTTATAATAAAAAAAGAGTTTAAATCAAACCTAAACCCAAGATATAAGTTTTCCAATTTTGTTGTTGGTCCAAATAATCAGTTAACATACGCAGCAAGTTATGCAGTAGCAGAAAGCCTCGGTAAAGCATATAACCCACTATTTATATATGGGGGCGTGGGACTTGGTAAAACACATATATTGCATGCAATAGGAAACCATATAAAAGAAAAAAGTTCAAAAATAAAAGTTTTATATATCTCAAGCGAAGAATTTACAAATGAACTCATAAATTCAATCCAATACAAAAAAATGACACAATTTAGAAATAAATTTAGAGAACTTGATTGTTTGCTTATAGATGATATACAATTTATATCAAAAAAAGAGCGTACGGAAGAAGAGTTTTTTCATACATTCAATACGCTTTATGAAAATCAAAAGCAAATAGTTATAACTTCAGATAAACCACCAAGTGATATTAGAGAAATAGAAGAAAGACTAAAATCACGTTTTAGTTGGGGATTAATAGTAGATATACAACCTCCAGAACTCGAAACAAGAATCGCAATAATTAAGAAAAAAGCCGAAAATTACAATCTATCCTTAACAGACGATATAGTAGAATTTTTAGCCAAAAATTTTGAATCAAACGTAAGGGAAATTGAAGGTATTATCGTAAAAATCAATGCATACTCATCTTTATTTAAACAAAAAATAGACATAGAATTTGTAGAAACCATACTCCAAGACGTTATAGAACGAAAACAAAACACACTTAATATAGAAAACATACAAGAAATTGTTGCAAAGCACTTTAATATTACCAAAGATACCATGTTATCTGGAAAAAGAGACAAACACATAATACTTCCAAGAGAAATCGCAATATTTTTATCCAGAAAACTCACACAACATTCATTATCCGAAATAAAAACTAAATTTAATATGAAATCTCATGCAACAATAATAAATGCATGCTCAAAAATTGAAAAAGAAATAGAAAAATCCCCACAAATCAAAGAAATAATAGAAAAAATTGAAAAAAACATAAAAAATGTCTAA
- a CDS encoding YraN family protein, with the protein MQESKRKLLNFIFGKKCEYIAVNYVKAQGYVVLSRNFRYKGGEIDIIAKNGNSIVFIEVKGRRNLSFGSAKDAVSYNKQKRIIEGSRLFMLKNNLNENEFDIRFDVITIENDKIEWLKNAFT; encoded by the coding sequence CTGCAAGAATCAAAAAGAAAATTACTTAATTTTATTTTTGGTAAAAAATGCGAATACATAGCTGTTAATTACGTGAAAGCGCAAGGTTATGTTGTGCTTTCACGTAATTTTAGGTATAAAGGCGGCGAAATAGATATAATAGCAAAGAATGGTAATTCTATTGTTTTTATAGAAGTAAAAGGTAGGCGTAATCTATCTTTTGGAAGCGCAAAAGATGCAGTTAGCTACAACAAACAAAAGCGCATAATAGAAGGCTCGAGATTATTTATGTTAAAAAACAACTTAAACGAAAATGAATTCGATATTAGGTTTGATGTAATAACAATAGAAAATGATAAGATAGAATGGCTAAAAAATGCGTTTACCTAA
- a CDS encoding signal recognition particle protein yields MFEDLEAKLANALKKIKGQALITEQDALEVLKNIKFALLEADVNYKVVKDIEQELKDKLIGKQIEKNLTPFQTIVDIIHKELTQILGDESSNLIINSKPFVVMLVGIQGSGKTTTCAKLARLLKSKGRQVLLVACDIYRPAAIKQLQTLGKQLDIPVFSKENTKPQDIALESLQYAKANGRDIVIVDTAGRLQVDTQLMQELVEMKEAIKPNEVLLVVDSMIGQEAVNIAKKFDEDVGISGLIFTKMDADARGGALLSIKRIVGKPIKFIGVGEKISDLEQFYPDRIA; encoded by the coding sequence ATGTTTGAAGATCTGGAAGCAAAATTAGCAAATGCGCTAAAAAAAATCAAAGGTCAAGCGTTAATTACTGAGCAAGACGCGCTTGAAGTTCTTAAAAATATAAAATTTGCGCTACTTGAAGCTGATGTAAACTACAAGGTAGTAAAAGATATTGAACAAGAACTTAAAGATAAACTTATAGGCAAACAAATCGAAAAAAATCTTACACCATTTCAAACCATAGTTGATATCATACATAAAGAATTAACTCAAATATTGGGCGATGAATCTTCCAATTTAATTATAAATTCCAAACCTTTTGTTGTTATGCTTGTTGGTATACAGGGAAGTGGAAAAACAACCACCTGTGCAAAGCTTGCAAGGCTTCTTAAAAGCAAAGGCAGACAAGTTTTACTTGTTGCATGCGATATTTACAGACCGGCTGCCATAAAACAATTACAAACGCTAGGTAAACAGCTTGATATACCCGTATTTTCAAAAGAAAACACAAAACCGCAAGACATCGCGCTTGAAAGTTTACAGTATGCAAAAGCAAACGGTCGCGATATAGTTATTGTAGATACAGCTGGAAGGCTTCAAGTTGACACGCAACTTATGCAAGAGTTAGTTGAAATGAAAGAAGCTATAAAGCCAAACGAAGTCTTGCTTGTAGTAGATAGCATGATAGGCCAGGAAGCCGTTAATATTGCTAAAAAATTTGACGAAGATGTAGGTATAAGTGGTCTTATATTCACTAAAATGGATGCAGACGCAAGGGGTGGTGCGCTTTTATCCATAAAACGCATTGTAGGAAAACCTATAAAATTTATCGGCGTTGGAGAAAAAATATCAGATTTAGAGCAATTTTATCCTGATCGCATAGC
- a CDS encoding molybdopterin-dependent oxidoreductase, producing MRLPKGQYLIKDFIDVTIEKSIPQLNKLEIIYKDVKKTLLYDELLGLIDTKVTLDMHCVDGWSVANNEFEGISINTIAYLVNAVSFKYIALQSSGGYKSFVFNDDSINSFICLKMNEKPLSKPRGFPIRFVAPNLYAYKWVKYLEKIEFTDDKPYGYWEDRGYSQRARVNLQERFEKN from the coding sequence ATGCGTTTACCTAAAGGACAATATTTAATAAAAGACTTCATAGATGTAACAATAGAAAAAAGCATACCCCAATTAAATAAACTTGAAATAATCTATAAAGACGTTAAAAAGACTCTATTATATGATGAACTGCTGGGTTTAATCGATACAAAAGTAACACTTGATATGCACTGTGTAGATGGATGGAGTGTGGCAAATAATGAATTTGAAGGTATAAGTATAAATACAATTGCCTATTTAGTAAATGCAGTAAGTTTTAAATATATAGCTTTGCAATCAAGTGGTGGTTATAAAAGCTTTGTGTTTAATGATGATTCAATTAATAGTTTTATTTGTCTAAAAATGAATGAGAAACCTCTAAGCAAACCAAGAGGCTTTCCTATAAGATTTGTGGCACCAAACCTATATGCTTACAAATGGGTAAAATATTTAGAAAAAATCGAGTTTACAGATGATAAACCTTATGGTTATTGGGAAGATAGAGGTTATAGCCAAAGGGCGAGAGTAAATTTGCAAGAAAGATTTGAAAAAAACTAA
- the rplS gene encoding 50S ribosomal protein L19 — MDKLRLFEQEQIKQKEVPNLRSGDTVNVHIKITEGKRERIQVFSGIVISRRGSGINKTFTVRKESYGVGVEKIFPLYSPSIEKIEIVSRGVVRRAKLYYLRERRGKSARIKKKIT; from the coding sequence ATGGATAAGCTTAGACTATTTGAGCAAGAACAGATCAAACAAAAAGAAGTGCCAAACTTAAGATCTGGCGATACTGTCAATGTACACATAAAAATAACAGAAGGCAAAAGAGAAAGGATTCAGGTTTTTAGCGGTATAGTTATATCAAGAAGAGGATCTGGTATAAACAAGACATTTACTGTTAGAAAAGAATCATATGGCGTGGGTGTAGAAAAAATTTTTCCTTTGTATTCACCTTCTATTGAAAAAATCGAAATAGTATCTCGTGGTGTGGTAAGAAGAGCCAAACTATACTACTTAAGAGAAAGAAGAGGCAAATCTGCAAGAATCAAAAAGAAAATTACTTAA